ACCCCGCCTTTCTGGCCTGGAGCCCGGACAGCCGCCGCCTGACCGTGGGGGCTGGGCTGGGGACGGCAGTGAACAACGTCACCGTGTTCGACGTGCAGTAGAGGGACGCGGGGCACGGGATGCAGGGCGCGGAAGAGGCTAAACCCCCCGGCCCTGCCTTCCCCAAAGCAACGCGGTGCGCGGGAGGAACCCGGAGCGCACCGCGTTCTGCCCCCCGCCTCCCTTTACACCACGGCGGGTTCCACGTACTCCCCGTACACGGTCTTGAGCACATCCATCTGCTCGCCCAGCGTGCAGTAGGCGTGGGCGCACTCCAGGAACGCGGGCATGGAGTTGGCGCCCGTCACGGCCGTGTCGCGCAGGGCGGCCAGCGCCGCTTCCACCCGCATGGGGTCGCGCTCGCGGCGCACCTGCGCCAGCCGGGCTTCCTGTACCCGCTCCACCTCCGGGTCAATCAGCTGGATGGGCACCTCCACCGCGTCCTGCACAAAGTCGTTCACACCCACGATGATGCGGTCGCCCCGCTCCACTTCCTGCTGGTAGCGGTAGGCGGCCTCGGCCATTTCCAGCTGGAAAAAGCCGCTCTCGATGCCAGCCTCCACCCCGCCCATCATGCGAATCTGCTCGATATAGCCCATGGCGGCGGCTTCAATGTCGTTGGTCAGCTTTTCCACGTAGTAGCTGCCGGCCAGCGGGTCGACCACGCCGGCCACGCCCGTTTCATAGGCGATGATCTGCTGGGTGCGCAGGGCGATGGTGGCGGCTTCCTCGGTGGGCAGGGCCAGCGCCTCGTCAAACGAGTCGGTGTGCAGGCTCTGGGTGCCGCCCAGCACGGCGGCCAGCGCCTGAATCGCCACCCGGGCGATGTTGTTCAGCGGCTGCTGCGCCGGCAGGCTCACGCCGGCTGTCTGCGAGTGCGTGCGCAGCATCCAGCTGCGGGGGTTCTTCGCGCCGTAACGGTCGCGCATCTGCCGCGCCCAGATGCGCCTCGCGGCGCGCAGCTTGGCGATCTCCTCGAAAAAGTCATTGTGAATGTCCCAGAAAAAGCTGATGCGCGGCGCGAACTCGTCAATGTTCAGGCCCCGTTCCAGCGCCTTTTCCACGTAGTGGAAGCCGTCGGCCAGGGTAAAGGCCAGTTCCTGTACCCCGGTGGCCCCGGCTTCGCGGATGTGGTACCCGCTCACCGAGACGAAGTTCCATTTGGGCACCACCCTGGGGCCCCACTCGAAGGTGTCAATCACCAGCTTCACGCTGGGCGCCGGCGGGTAGATGAATTCCTTCTGGGCAATGAACTCTTTCAGGATGTCGTTCTGAATGGTGCCGCCCACCTGCCCCAGGTCCTTGCCCTGCTTCTGGGCATTGGCGATGTACATGGCCCAGATGGCGTTGGCCGGACTGTTGATGGTCATGGAGGTGGTCACGGCCGTGGGATCAATGCCCCGGAACAGAATCTCCATGTCTGCGAGGCTGCTCACCGCCACGCCGCACTTGCCCACCTCGCCCCTGGAAAAGGGGTGGTCCGAGTCGTAGCCCATCAGCGTGGGCAGGTCAAAGGCGGTGCTCAGGCCCGTCTGCCCGGCTTTCAGCAGGGCGTGAAAGCGCTCGTTGGTCTGCTCGGCGCTGCCAAAGCCCGCGAACATGCGCATGGTCCACAGCTTGCCCCGGTACACGCTGGGCTGTACGCCGCGCGTGTACGGAAACTCGCCGGGATAGCCCAGGTCGCGCGCCGCGTCCCAGCTGCCCAGGTCGTCAGCCGTGTAAATCGGCTCGGGCTCCATGTCCGAGAGGTTCTTGAAGTTGTATTTGCGCTCGGGGAATTTCTGGGTGGCTGGGCCGTACACGCTCTGCATCCACTCGTTCTTGCTTTTCATGGGGCCTCCGGGGAGTAGGGGAGCCAAACGCTCGTTAGGTACGCACAGGGTAGCAGAGGGGGTCTGCCCGGTGTCCTGGATGAAGCGCCCCGTGCTGCGGCGCCGCTGTCCCAGCCCGCCCGGTTGGTCGGGGCTTGGCAGCGAGCGGCTGAACAGGGCCGCACCGCACAGCATCCCTCTGACGCAGAAGTTATGCGGCGCGGGGCGCAGCCTGGACCCACAGGCGGTAAAGGCTCTGCCAAGCCAATGTTCCTCCGGTTTCCCTGAAGTCGCGCTTACACTGGGTTTCTCATGAGAGACACACCTTCTGTGCCCCCCACTCGGCGCGCGCCGCCCGGGACAGACAGCCGGCCCCGCGTGACTGTTCAGGTGGTGAACCTGCTGCCGGTGGCCCTGGCTGTGCTTGGCATTCTGCTGGCCCTGAACTTCTTTTCCAAGGTGGCGCCCTCGCTGCTGGCGGTGACCCTGGCGCTGATCCTGGCCACGGCGCTCAACCCGGTGGCCCGCTTCTTAGAGCGCTGGATGTCGCGCGGACTGGCCGGCAGTCTGACCGTGCTGCTGGTGGTGGCCACCCTGGCGGGCGCGGCGT
The window above is part of the Deinococcus arcticus genome. Proteins encoded here:
- a CDS encoding methylmalonyl-CoA mutase family protein, giving the protein MKSKNEWMQSVYGPATQKFPERKYNFKNLSDMEPEPIYTADDLGSWDAARDLGYPGEFPYTRGVQPSVYRGKLWTMRMFAGFGSAEQTNERFHALLKAGQTGLSTAFDLPTLMGYDSDHPFSRGEVGKCGVAVSSLADMEILFRGIDPTAVTTSMTINSPANAIWAMYIANAQKQGKDLGQVGGTIQNDILKEFIAQKEFIYPPAPSVKLVIDTFEWGPRVVPKWNFVSVSGYHIREAGATGVQELAFTLADGFHYVEKALERGLNIDEFAPRISFFWDIHNDFFEEIAKLRAARRIWARQMRDRYGAKNPRSWMLRTHSQTAGVSLPAQQPLNNIARVAIQALAAVLGGTQSLHTDSFDEALALPTEEAATIALRTQQIIAYETGVAGVVDPLAGSYYVEKLTNDIEAAAMGYIEQIRMMGGVEAGIESGFFQLEMAEAAYRYQQEVERGDRIIVGVNDFVQDAVEVPIQLIDPEVERVQEARLAQVRRERDPMRVEAALAALRDTAVTGANSMPAFLECAHAYCTLGEQMDVLKTVYGEYVEPAVV